From the genome of Xyrauchen texanus isolate HMW12.3.18 chromosome 7, RBS_HiC_50CHRs, whole genome shotgun sequence:
ttcagttgccatgacaactaggtttgcgcatacgcgcctaaATTCGCgcgctgttctcagaagtccttggaaggcgcgtatgtgcaaacctagttgtcatggcaactgaataaacaaaacatcgcctggtcaatatttactggtcaagtgcaagtcagacactaaaagaaggaaagacattatattaatttatttttattaaaatttaactaaagtacatttaatttatttttattaaaatttaactaaagtacatttaaattttgtgcgatctaccagtcgaggcgatcgacgtattgggcacccctgtacATATTATTAATCACTTTAatttactgacacacaaatcatgtcaAGTATTACAGTGATTGTACCGGCACATACTTCACTTCTACCAGCGATTTGATTTAGcaacattaaattaatatatttacaaactaaatgaaaataatcaTAACAATGTGGTAATAAAATCATATCAAATCCAAACATTAACGCTCTCCTACTTCCACTGGCTCCTTTTGCTGTgacttcataataataataataatattagttgGAAAAATGAACCATGAACTCTAGAAAGTGTAACACTTATCTCATAAATGTCGTCAAGGACATTATTGGATGTTCTGTAAATTCTGAGTTTGGACAGGAACTTTATTACCAgctgctggtgaaatctccaaattgcaaatgcaggaactgaatttagactttgcgctgagttTAGAGGTAGTATTGAAATGTTTTAGTGCAATGACCACATTTTtgggaaaatagcaaattgtgctttgcagcacttcatttacatacaaaacACCCACAGCAGCATGTGcacagatttcaaacaaacttctttcacgttgtcattattattgtttgtagaattgaggaaaataatgaatttaatccattacAAGGCTGTAACACAACAGAATGTGTAAAAagggaagcgctgtgaatactttccggatactCTGTATATGAACTCTTTTGTAAATGTCCTTGTTGAGCAAGAAATACTGAAGAACAGACTTTTATAAGAATTTTGATTGTACCATTTTAGAATTGTGTAttaacttgaattttctttcaaTACACTTAATGACTtcaaacaaaaagaaacagaaatagcaatttttttgtaaatatatatatttcttttatttgatttaagCTGTATGTATCAATGTGATCAGTTTTCGTAAcagttcattaaaatattaaacatggAAACCAGAAAAATTAAAAAGGAAATTGCATAATGTGTCTGATATTTTCTGCCATTTCTTAAAAAATctgaagctttttatttgttgattatagtatcgaTACCGAGGTACCAGCGCTGGTATCACACTGAAGGCAAAggtttggtatcggagcaactcTAGTGTGTATGTGCGCACgcatgtgtgagagaaagagtgtgtgtgtgcgctgagagtgtgtgcgtgagagacgTTTTTGctaaaaactgaaactaaattcGGATTAATTTGGTTAAAAACCTTTTCAAGGGCGTCAACGGAATAGAAGTATTTGGCCAAAGGAGCCGAAACATTACAGTCCTCTAAAATATGTTTAACAGACTGTGGCTCTGACGTGATGCACATATGGGTGGATTTTCCcaaacgtaaaaatgtgtgtgcgaGTCTTGAGTCCAGTTTCAGTCAGGAGTCATTTACCCAGAAACCTTTGAGCATTTACTGAAACAGGATGGGTCACAAAACACGCCGTTTCTCATCGGTCAACAAGATGCATCGTTCAAGAAACTCAAACAATCAGATTCATTCTGCAAAGTCACATTTGACAATAAACATCAGCACGTGTTTTATTAGTAAAATGGAATAACTGCATCAATGACGGATCATTCCGAGTGAACGTTCCCAGGAAAGCGTGTTATTGTCATTAAATGCTCCTCGAAGACACTAAAGATTTGAAAAATATTCTTTCTGAAACTTTTGGAACTCTTCCTCGGTGAAAACAGATTTCTCCTTTGGTTTAGAGTCGGGCAGATCCGGCTGATGACACGCACGACGACCGGAATTCTGCTTTATGATCTGAAacataaatcatttaaaacatcGGTACATTGTATCCCAGCATCATCACATATAACCTGAATGAAGGCGTAACATGACCGCGAGCTCACACCTTTGAGGAGTGGCTGGTTTGTGTTTTGTAATCGGTGCTCAGGAAGTACTCCAGATTTGAGGTCAGCTGACTCTTCTTCTGTTTCTTCCTGTATTCATCTGAGAACAACAAACAGCAGGGTTAAACTCTGAAGAGTAATAAAGAACTGATGTGTCCCGTATCAGAGCAGGAGTCTCATGAT
Proteins encoded in this window:
- the rps19bp1 gene encoding ribosomal protein S19 binding protein 1, producing the protein MSASLIRRGLELFNEKDGQKRKQQNSPHKASLMNRISSNKQSVHKQIRRLKNPRGAAKSKTTVKDKHIKYALDEYRKKQKKSQLTSNLEYFLSTDYKTQTSHSSKIIKQNSGRRACHQPDLPDSKPKEKSVFTEEEFQKFQKEYFSNL